A portion of the Halobacillus ihumii genome contains these proteins:
- a CDS encoding M42 family metallopeptidase, whose amino-acid sequence MAKKDETLTMLKDLTDANGIPGHEREARDVMTKYITPYADEVYTDNLGSLVAKKVGNKKGPKVMVAGHLDEVGFMVTRIDDKGYIYFQPVGGWWSQVMLAQRVTIMTREGNLTGIIGSKPPHILPADQRKKAVEIKDMFIDIGASSKEEAKEFGVVPGDSIVPYFEFTQMKNEKMLLAKAWDNRIGCAIAIEVLKRLKSEKHPNIVYGVGTVQEEVGLRGARTSAHLINPDIAFGVDVGIAGDTPGVSERDAQSKMGDGPQIILYDASMVSHKGLRDFVVDTADENAIPYQFDSMAGGGTDSGAIHLTHDGVPALSITIATRYIHSHAAMLHRDDFENAVHLIVEVIKRLDDKKVKEITFD is encoded by the coding sequence ATGGCTAAAAAAGATGAAACACTAACAATGCTTAAAGATTTAACGGATGCGAATGGAATTCCAGGGCACGAACGTGAAGCACGGGATGTTATGACTAAGTACATCACTCCTTATGCGGATGAGGTGTATACAGACAATCTTGGCAGCTTGGTAGCTAAGAAGGTTGGAAATAAAAAGGGCCCTAAAGTCATGGTCGCAGGTCATTTGGATGAAGTAGGCTTCATGGTGACCCGTATCGATGACAAAGGCTACATTTACTTTCAGCCCGTCGGTGGATGGTGGAGCCAGGTGATGCTTGCCCAACGCGTAACCATCATGACGCGTGAAGGGAATCTGACGGGAATTATCGGTTCAAAGCCACCACATATTCTACCTGCTGATCAGCGTAAGAAAGCTGTCGAAATTAAAGACATGTTTATTGATATCGGGGCTTCCAGTAAAGAAGAAGCAAAAGAATTTGGTGTTGTACCGGGAGATTCTATCGTTCCATATTTTGAATTCACACAAATGAAAAATGAGAAAATGCTGCTTGCCAAAGCGTGGGATAACCGAATCGGCTGTGCCATTGCGATCGAAGTACTCAAACGTCTAAAGTCTGAGAAACATCCAAACATTGTATATGGTGTTGGGACGGTACAAGAAGAAGTTGGTCTAAGAGGTGCTCGTACGTCCGCTCATTTAATTAATCCGGATATCGCTTTTGGCGTTGATGTAGGTATTGCAGGAGATACTCCGGGTGTTTCTGAGCGGGATGCTCAAAGTAAAATGGGAGATGGCCCGCAAATTATTCTCTATGATGCCTCTATGGTATCTCATAAAGGACTAAGAGACTTTGTAGTCGATACAGCCGATGAAAATGCTATTCCGTATCAATTTGACTCCATGGCTGGAGGCGGCACAGATTCAGGAGCTATTCATTTAACTCATGATGGGGTACCAGCTCTATCCATAACCATTGCCACACGTTATATACATTCTCATGCGGCTATGCTTCATCGGGATGATTTCGAGAATGCGGTTCATTTAATTGTAGAAGTTATTAAACGACTAGACGATAAAAAAGTAAAAGAAATTACGTTTGATTAA
- a CDS encoding dUTP diphosphatase → MNWESFYHMQQKLDDYITHTHDLQEINVVDHKILALLVEIGELANETRCFKFWSNKPASPKEVVLEEYVDGLHFILSLGLDLGYRYQGSALNEKMNQTEAFLSIFTAIENFKLQKDKTSYLELFAAFLSLGKTLGFQAEELQKAYIEKNEVNFERQDQGY, encoded by the coding sequence ATGAATTGGGAATCTTTTTATCACATGCAGCAAAAACTAGATGATTACATTACGCATACACATGATTTGCAAGAGATTAATGTTGTAGATCATAAAATACTTGCACTGTTAGTTGAAATCGGTGAGCTAGCGAACGAAACCCGTTGTTTTAAATTTTGGAGTAATAAGCCAGCGAGTCCAAAAGAAGTTGTGCTGGAAGAGTACGTGGATGGGCTGCATTTCATCCTTTCGCTGGGATTAGACCTCGGTTACCGTTATCAGGGCTCTGCACTTAATGAAAAGATGAATCAAACAGAAGCTTTTCTTTCTATTTTCACTGCTATCGAGAATTTCAAACTGCAAAAAGATAAGACAAGCTATCTTGAGTTGTTTGCTGCCTTTTTATCACTAGGAAAAACGCTTGGCTTCCAAGCCGAAGAATTACAAAAGGCGTATATCGAAAAAAATGAAGTGAACTTTGAGCGTCAGGATCAAGGATATTAG
- a CDS encoding sigma-w pathway protein ysdB — protein sequence MIIILFRILLIIAILFIIYTVYKFMINPRRKLDHAQQKNEFYFHDTAENTKQNFLITYKGLLFEGEKYLGTTEEAFEVVTINIFTQHPEKLKGLERNDLYFLEEQVLMRYPYARIEWKYPINRLNIRPIHEDQ from the coding sequence ATGATAATTATACTCTTTCGAATCCTATTAATTATAGCCATATTGTTTATTATTTACACAGTCTACAAATTCATGATAAACCCAAGAAGAAAGCTCGATCATGCTCAACAAAAAAATGAGTTTTACTTTCACGACACCGCTGAAAATACAAAGCAGAATTTCTTAATCACCTATAAAGGGTTGCTGTTTGAAGGAGAAAAGTATCTCGGAACTACCGAGGAAGCCTTTGAAGTTGTTACGATTAATATTTTTACCCAGCATCCGGAAAAGCTGAAAGGGTTAGAGAGGAATGATTTATACTTCCTTGAAGAGCAAGTTTTAATGAGGTATCCCTATGCAAGAATTGAATGGAAATATCCAATCAACCGATTAAATATACGCCCTATTCATGAGGACCAATAA
- a CDS encoding TVP38/TMEM64 family protein, with the protein MAETSIAVLAWVEHQGAWAPLLFIAIHLLRPLLFLPVMLVCITGGMLFGPVAGTAYSVIGTLLSSVLFYRMIRLVPFGLKKMQAMYQKWNKRKAHLTVRQVAILRLIPFIHFHLLSYCLIEMSKDFKDYTKSSLLANFPLAVVYTSVGQWITLLSIPMLFLFSGFLALACYLLRKKYEVLIWQDFFQTS; encoded by the coding sequence ATGGCCGAAACATCAATTGCCGTTCTGGCATGGGTAGAACATCAAGGAGCATGGGCACCACTATTATTTATTGCGATCCATTTGTTACGACCTTTACTATTTTTGCCAGTCATGCTCGTTTGTATCACGGGTGGTATGCTATTCGGTCCAGTTGCTGGAACTGCCTATTCAGTAATTGGAACCTTGCTTTCCAGTGTCTTATTTTATCGTATGATTCGACTCGTTCCCTTTGGACTAAAGAAGATGCAGGCCATGTATCAGAAGTGGAATAAACGAAAAGCTCACTTAACGGTCAGGCAGGTAGCCATTCTCCGTTTAATTCCATTCATTCATTTTCATTTATTATCTTATTGTTTAATTGAAATGAGTAAAGATTTTAAGGATTATACTAAATCTTCGCTGCTGGCCAATTTTCCGTTGGCGGTTGTATACACTTCAGTAGGACAATGGATTACCCTCTTATCCATCCCTATGCTGTTTTTATTCTCTGGATTTCTGGCCCTTGCATGTTATTTATTAAGGAAGAAATATGAAGTGTTGATTTGGCAGGATTTCTTTCAAACCAGTTAA
- a CDS encoding DUF1294 domain-containing protein: MMVIFYWILFVFIISSSALFILMGIDKSKAKKRQWRVPEKRLWILALAGGACGGAAGIKVFRHKTNYFRFCIGWPIIAVIQLLGLFALMWFYFP; this comes from the coding sequence ATGATGGTCATATTTTACTGGATTCTGTTTGTTTTTATTATTTCCAGCAGTGCGCTCTTTATTTTAATGGGGATTGACAAAAGCAAAGCTAAAAAAAGGCAGTGGCGAGTGCCTGAAAAGCGTTTGTGGATACTTGCTCTAGCGGGGGGAGCATGTGGCGGAGCAGCCGGCATAAAAGTATTCCGACACAAAACGAATTATTTCCGCTTTTGTATTGGGTGGCCCATAATAGCAGTGATCCAGTTGTTAGGTCTCTTCGCGTTGATGTGGTTCTATTTTCCATAA
- the rplT gene encoding 50S ribosomal protein L20, which yields MPRVKGGTVTRKRRNRVLKLAKGYYGSKHALFKTAKQQVMKSGQYAYRDRRQKKRDFRKLWIARINAAARMNDISYSRLMHGLKLAGVEVNRKMLAELAVQDEKGFASLAEQAKSALK from the coding sequence ATGCCACGAGTTAAAGGTGGAACAGTGACACGTAAACGTCGTAATCGTGTCCTTAAACTAGCAAAAGGTTATTATGGTTCAAAGCACGCTCTATTCAAAACAGCAAAACAACAAGTAATGAAGTCAGGTCAGTATGCATACCGTGACCGTCGTCAGAAAAAACGCGACTTTCGCAAACTTTGGATTGCGCGTATTAATGCAGCAGCTCGTATGAATGACATTTCTTACAGCCGCTTGATGCATGGACTTAAACTTGCTGGTGTTGAAGTGAACCGCAAAATGCTTGCGGAACTTGCTGTCCAGGACGAAAAAGGATTCGCAAGTTTAGCTGAGCAAGCAAAATCAGCACTTAAATAA
- the rpmI gene encoding 50S ribosomal protein L35, translating into MPKMKTHKGSQKRFKKTGSGKVKRSHAFTSHLFANKSTKQKRKLRKATLVSAGDFRRIKHMLPKK; encoded by the coding sequence ATGCCTAAGATGAAAACCCATAAAGGTTCTCAGAAACGTTTCAAAAAAACTGGTAGTGGAAAGGTGAAACGCTCTCATGCGTTCACAAGCCACTTATTTGCCAATAAATCTACGAAGCAAAAACGCAAATTGCGTAAGGCAACATTGGTATCTGCCGGAGACTTCCGTCGTATCAAGCATATGCTTCCGAAAAAATAA
- the infC gene encoding translation initiation factor IF-3, producing the protein MNVNEKIRAREVRLIDVNGEQLGVKSRNEALDIAAKANLDLVMVAPNAKPPVCRIMDYGKYRYEQQKKEKEARKNQTIIKLKEVRLSPGIEEHDFNTKLRNARKFLTKGDKVKASVRFRGRAITHKELGQKVLERLAEECQDVATIETKPKMEGRNMFMMLAPLAEK; encoded by the coding sequence ATGAATGTTAATGAGAAAATTCGCGCACGTGAAGTAAGACTCATTGATGTAAACGGTGAGCAGCTCGGGGTTAAATCCCGTAATGAAGCACTTGACATTGCGGCAAAAGCGAACCTTGACCTTGTCATGGTGGCTCCGAATGCGAAGCCTCCGGTTTGCCGAATCATGGATTACGGTAAGTACCGTTATGAGCAGCAAAAGAAAGAAAAAGAAGCTCGTAAAAATCAAACGATTATCAAGCTTAAAGAAGTTCGTTTAAGCCCAGGGATTGAAGAGCATGACTTCAATACGAAGCTTCGTAATGCTCGTAAATTCTTAACAAAAGGCGATAAGGTGAAAGCATCTGTTCGTTTCCGCGGACGTGCGATTACCCACAAAGAACTTGGCCAGAAAGTTCTTGAACGTCTGGCTGAAGAATGCCAGGACGTTGCTACTATTGAGACCAAACCAAAAATGGAAGGTCGCAATATGTTTATGATGCTTGCTCCTCTTGCGGAGAAGTAA